A DNA window from Propionispora vibrioides contains the following coding sequences:
- a CDS encoding GGDEF domain-containing protein: MAKLFYKYSPAILGSVGALIATGFCVLDSYLLSDYPGYVRAAQVTAVILFFMGGMVIGNLLQKLYLLSNTDSLTQLWNRRYFNVRLQKELQHIKKDGGTFCFALIDIDYFKEINDVYGHTAGDELLISLAKLLKQSVGQRAVITRWGGDEFAIIFPNTTNQDIERLTEYLKALVYESGPCYDATISVGIITVHDKMERDQIISLADKVLYEDKKKKRMAPLCGTSHA, encoded by the coding sequence ATGGCAAAACTATTCTACAAATATTCCCCGGCAATTTTGGGCTCTGTGGGTGCACTCATCGCCACAGGGTTTTGTGTGCTGGACAGCTATTTGCTGTCTGATTACCCGGGCTATGTCCGTGCCGCGCAGGTTACTGCAGTCATTCTTTTTTTTATGGGCGGTATGGTGATCGGTAATTTGCTGCAAAAGCTTTATTTGCTTTCCAATACCGATTCATTGACCCAGCTTTGGAACAGACGGTATTTTAACGTCCGGCTGCAAAAAGAACTGCAGCATATAAAAAAGGACGGCGGAACATTTTGTTTTGCTCTTATTGATATAGATTATTTTAAAGAGATTAATGACGTTTACGGACATACAGCAGGTGACGAACTGCTGATCTCCCTGGCTAAACTGCTTAAGCAGTCGGTAGGACAACGGGCTGTGATTACCCGTTGGGGTGGCGATGAATTTGCCATTATTTTTCCCAACACGACAAACCAGGATATAGAAAGACTGACGGAATATCTTAAAGCGCTTGTTTATGAGAGCGGCCCCTGTTATGATGCGACCATTAGTGTCGGCATTATAACGGTACATGATAAAATGGAGCGGGACCAGATTATTTCCCTGGCCGACAAAGTGCTGTATGAAGATAAAAAGAAAAAACGCATGGCGCCGTTGTGCGGTACAAGCCATGCCTGA
- a CDS encoding magnesium transporter MgtE N-terminal domain-containing protein: MYAVKVLGEFYFSQLLGKAVYDAARQRVGRVKDMTVRWHYSHPEVSGIKYVNSKDDLIPFDLVERCDADGVFLSQDFSPSCILPLQEEEIYISKWLLDKQIIDLKGFKLVRVNDITLSWLAREDGSRMVLVAVDIGIRGLFRRLGLEFLFKCCKNKLVSWQYIKPLESWNAALQLNMEKQQLEQIHPADIADLLEEMDYKRRSAFIEHLNSRQTIDALAELELETQVEIFRQMEQQQALTILAELPPDEVADILGELPVDKMEGLLDLMADEAEGVRELLQYAAGTAGACMTTKYIRLSGWMTVSQAIGEIRTFASAVETIYYLYVMNERGCLEGVLSLRELIVAEEEAVLYDLMRQKVVAVTSEETTPRIAGIMAKYGFLALPVVDGQGKMLGLVTVDDILSMLVEERDKFDAPPLLTVSARIGRERYR; the protein is encoded by the coding sequence ATGTATGCGGTAAAGGTATTGGGTGAGTTTTACTTTAGTCAGTTATTGGGCAAAGCGGTATATGATGCTGCCCGGCAACGGGTCGGACGCGTGAAGGATATGACGGTGCGCTGGCACTATAGCCATCCGGAGGTATCGGGCATCAAATATGTAAATAGCAAGGATGATTTGATCCCCTTTGATTTAGTGGAACGCTGTGATGCGGATGGCGTGTTTCTTAGTCAGGACTTTTCTCCTTCCTGTATCCTGCCGTTGCAGGAGGAAGAAATCTATATCAGCAAATGGCTGCTGGATAAGCAGATTATTGATCTGAAAGGATTTAAACTGGTAAGGGTTAACGATATTACGCTGTCGTGGCTTGCGCGGGAAGACGGCAGCCGGATGGTTTTAGTCGCCGTGGATATTGGTATCCGGGGTTTATTCCGGCGGCTGGGGCTGGAATTCTTGTTTAAATGCTGTAAGAATAAACTGGTAAGCTGGCAATATATAAAACCGCTGGAAAGCTGGAATGCCGCACTGCAGCTCAATATGGAAAAACAGCAATTGGAGCAGATTCATCCGGCCGATATAGCCGACTTGCTGGAGGAGATGGATTATAAGCGCCGGTCGGCGTTTATTGAACATCTGAATTCCCGGCAGACGATTGATGCGCTGGCCGAGTTGGAGCTGGAAACTCAGGTTGAAATCTTCCGTCAGATGGAACAGCAGCAGGCGTTGACTATCTTGGCAGAATTGCCGCCCGATGAAGTAGCCGACATTCTGGGCGAGCTTCCGGTCGATAAAATGGAAGGTTTGTTGGATTTGATGGCCGACGAGGCCGAGGGCGTCCGCGAACTGCTGCAGTATGCTGCTGGAACGGCGGGGGCGTGTATGACCACAAAATACATACGGCTTTCCGGCTGGATGACCGTAAGTCAAGCCATTGGTGAAATCCGGACGTTCGCTTCGGCGGTTGAGACCATCTATTATTTGTATGTTATGAATGAACGGGGCTGTCTGGAAGGTGTATTATCGTTACGGGAGTTGATCGTTGCCGAGGAAGAGGCGGTATTGTACGATTTAATGCGCCAGAAGGTGGTTGCCGTCACCTCGGAAGAAACTACCCCGCGAATTGCCGGCATTATGGCTAAATACGGGTTTTTGGCATTGCCGGTGGTGGATGGGCAGGGGAAAATGCTGGGCCTGGTTACCGTAGACGATATTCTTTCCATGCTAGTGGAGGAACGGGATAAATTTGACGCACCGCCGTTGTTGACGGTTAGTGCGCGTATCGGGCGGGAGCGGTACCGATGA
- a CDS encoding Nramp family divalent metal transporter: MKHSKSKWQLFLAIMGPGIITAFADNDAGGIVTYAAAGAKYGYALLSVLLVSTLCLAVVQEISARTGAVTGQGLSDLIREQYGVRWTFFAMAVLLLANIGTTVSEFSGIATSFEILGVNKYVSVPLAACAIWWLVLKTSYEKMEKIFLLLCLTFFSYVFSGFLASPDWQQAARAIVQPEFRLDIDFLLVAVGIIGTTVTPWGQFYIQASVVDKGITAKEYRYTFWDVMIGSFFTGFIALFILVATAATLYVHQVPIESAKDVAWALEPLAGPYAMLLFAGGLLGASMLAAFILPLSTAYAVCEALGFEHRISSSYKEAPVFFGLYTLLIAAGAGIVLWPDVSLYMMMLASQVINGILLPPILIFIILIARDKGIMGRYVNSGLYNVICWLLVLVLILLSVLLLAGTLFPAMLS, translated from the coding sequence ATGAAACATAGCAAAAGCAAATGGCAGCTTTTTCTGGCTATTATGGGGCCCGGTATCATCACGGCCTTCGCCGATAATGATGCCGGCGGGATTGTCACCTACGCGGCGGCAGGTGCGAAATATGGCTATGCGCTGCTGTCGGTTTTGCTTGTCAGCACGTTGTGTCTGGCTGTTGTCCAGGAGATCTCGGCACGCACCGGGGCTGTTACCGGACAGGGCCTGTCTGATCTGATCCGCGAGCAATATGGTGTGCGATGGACGTTCTTTGCTATGGCGGTACTGCTGTTGGCCAATATCGGCACAACGGTTTCCGAATTTTCCGGGATTGCGACAAGCTTTGAAATTCTGGGAGTAAATAAATATGTATCGGTTCCCCTGGCCGCCTGCGCCATTTGGTGGCTAGTGCTAAAGACCAGTTATGAGAAGATGGAAAAAATTTTTTTGCTGTTATGCCTGACTTTCTTTAGCTACGTTTTCTCCGGTTTTCTGGCGTCCCCGGATTGGCAGCAGGCGGCGCGAGCCATTGTTCAGCCTGAATTTCGGCTGGATATCGACTTCCTGTTGGTGGCGGTTGGGATTATTGGGACGACGGTTACGCCCTGGGGACAGTTTTACATTCAGGCGTCTGTGGTTGATAAGGGCATTACAGCCAAAGAATACCGGTATACCTTCTGGGATGTGATGATCGGGTCCTTTTTCACCGGCTTTATTGCCCTGTTTATCCTGGTCGCGACGGCAGCGACTTTGTATGTTCACCAAGTGCCGATTGAGTCGGCCAAGGATGTGGCTTGGGCTTTAGAGCCCCTGGCTGGTCCGTATGCGATGCTGTTATTTGCCGGCGGGCTGCTGGGGGCTTCTATGCTGGCCGCTTTCATCCTGCCCTTGAGTACGGCCTATGCCGTCTGCGAAGCGCTGGGCTTTGAGCACAGGATCAGCAGCAGCTATAAGGAGGCTCCTGTTTTTTTCGGTTTATACACCCTGCTCATCGCGGCGGGCGCCGGAATCGTGTTGTGGCCCGACGTATCTTTATATATGATGATGCTTGCCTCGCAGGTAATCAACGGCATTTTGTTGCCGCCGATTTTAATCTTCATCATTTTAATTGCCCGGGATAAAGGCATTATGGGACGGTATGTCAACTCGGGACTTTATAATGTCATTTGCTGGCTGCTGGTTCTTGTCTTGATTCTATTAAGTGTTTTGCTGCTGGCGGGAACGCTGTTCCCTGCCATGCTTTCCTGA
- a CDS encoding ATP-binding protein, with product MNENLLEIKFYGLQGFRLIRHCVSEYIRKMLRDKPGLMEVALNEAVNNAIEHGKASIKLKLNVIAGKRLVVRVKDQGAGFPGQTLLAKDEKDFEFDESGRGIMIMKASADYVRYNRCGNEVLLVKHIEQEECG from the coding sequence ATGAATGAGAATTTACTGGAGATTAAATTCTACGGACTTCAGGGGTTTCGGCTTATCCGTCATTGTGTCAGTGAATACATCCGGAAAATGCTTCGGGATAAACCGGGGCTCATGGAAGTGGCTTTGAACGAAGCGGTAAATAATGCGATAGAGCATGGGAAAGCAAGCATTAAACTGAAATTGAATGTCATTGCCGGCAAACGTCTTGTGGTCAGAGTGAAAGATCAAGGCGCGGGCTTTCCGGGGCAGACCCTGCTGGCCAAGGATGAGAAAGACTTTGAATTTGACGAGAGCGGTCGTGGCATCATGATTATGAAGGCATCCGCCGATTATGTGCGCTATAATCGCTGTGGCAATGAAGTCCTGCTGGTCAAGCATATTGAACAGGAGGAGTGCGGATGA
- a CDS encoding STAS domain-containing protein: MICQISQESDHVLVVLAGRIYVEEATELRQKILEYVDREQSKFVIDMSQVEYIDSSGLGVLVAIQKKALQCSGGVTIKGIKGIVKELFELTRLTRVFEIV, from the coding sequence ATGATTTGCCAGATTTCCCAGGAAAGTGATCATGTACTGGTGGTACTTGCCGGTCGCATCTATGTGGAAGAGGCGACCGAGCTTAGGCAAAAAATTCTGGAATATGTTGACCGGGAGCAAAGTAAATTTGTGATTGATATGAGCCAGGTGGAGTACATTGACAGTTCCGGTCTGGGGGTATTGGTTGCCATCCAGAAGAAAGCGCTGCAATGCTCTGGCGGAGTAACGATAAAAGGGATAAAAGGGATTGTTAAGGAACTGTTTGAACTAACGCGTCTGACCAGGGTGTTTGAAATAGTATAG
- the nagB gene encoding glucosamine-6-phosphate deaminase, with translation MRIVFAKDYAALSEIAADMVAEQIRTKPDSVVGLATGNTPLGMYRELIKIHRQKQLSFCRMVTFNLDEYIALGKEDPHSYHYYMKHHFFRHVDIPEANQHIPNGEAGNIGQECLAYEQKIKEAGGIDLQILGIGRNGHIGFNEPDVRFTAATHRAELAESTIRANSHCFSSLAQVPRFAISMGIKTIMQARSIVILVNGEDKAEVLDRALWGDISPEIPASILQLHQRVTVIVEENATKRLRMNQRWQQAV, from the coding sequence ATGCGTATAGTATTTGCAAAAGATTATGCTGCTTTGAGTGAAATAGCGGCAGATATGGTAGCTGAACAAATCCGGACAAAGCCGGACAGTGTAGTCGGGCTGGCCACCGGTAATACTCCCTTGGGGATGTACCGGGAGCTGATAAAAATCCACCGCCAAAAGCAGCTTAGTTTTTGCCGGATGGTAACCTTCAATTTGGATGAGTATATCGCGTTAGGAAAGGAGGACCCCCATAGTTATCACTATTATATGAAGCATCATTTTTTCCGTCACGTGGATATACCGGAGGCAAATCAACATATACCCAACGGTGAGGCCGGCAATATCGGGCAGGAGTGCTTGGCCTACGAGCAAAAGATTAAAGAAGCCGGTGGCATTGACTTGCAGATACTGGGAATTGGGCGGAACGGTCATATCGGGTTTAATGAACCGGATGTAAGATTCACAGCAGCTACGCACCGGGCTGAACTGGCCGAGTCCACAATCAGAGCCAATTCGCATTGCTTCTCTTCCCTGGCTCAGGTGCCCCGGTTTGCCATCAGCATGGGGATTAAAACGATTATGCAGGCGCGAAGCATTGTTATTCTGGTGAATGGAGAGGATAAGGCCGAAGTATTAGACCGTGCACTTTGGGGAGATATTTCTCCGGAAATTCCTGCCTCTATCCTTCAATTGCATCAGCGTGTAACGGTTATTGTAGAGGAAAATGCGACAAAACGGCTTCGTATGAATCAACGATGGCAGCAAGCTGTCTGA
- the agaB gene encoding PTS galactosamine transporter subunit IIB, translated as MMAPNILLTRIDNRLVHGQVGVIWTGALGANLLVVVDDETAGDPLQQQLMTMTAEASSVGVRFFTVAHTIQVIHKAAPSQKIFIVCRTPAVVRQLVEGGVPIQNVNVGNMHFSPGKKAITKKVYVDDNDLENLRYLQQKGIQVFVQDTPGDVKFSID; from the coding sequence ATGATGGCACCTAATATTTTATTAACCCGGATTGACAACCGGCTGGTACACGGACAAGTAGGAGTCATTTGGACGGGTGCCTTAGGGGCTAACCTGCTGGTGGTGGTTGACGACGAAACGGCAGGCGATCCGCTGCAACAGCAGTTGATGACGATGACGGCAGAGGCTTCCAGCGTGGGGGTGCGCTTTTTTACAGTTGCTCACACAATTCAGGTTATCCATAAAGCGGCACCGAGTCAAAAAATCTTTATTGTCTGCCGAACGCCGGCGGTTGTGCGGCAACTGGTTGAGGGCGGTGTCCCTATTCAAAACGTCAATGTGGGCAATATGCATTTTTCACCGGGAAAGAAAGCCATTACTAAAAAAGTATATGTAGATGACAACGATCTGGAGAATTTAAGATACCTCCAACAAAAGGGCATTCAGGTGTTTGTCCAGGATACGCCGGGTGATGTAAAATTCAGTATTGATTAA
- the agaC gene encoding PTS galactosamine transporter subunit IIC — MHTITLDQGIMLTIMSIIVGIDFWLESLYIFRPIIVCTLTGIILGDLQTGLLAGSLTELAFAGLTPAGGTQPPNPVLAGVMTVVIAYTTGVEPQAAIGLALPFSILMQYIILFYYSTFSLFMGKADAYAAAADTGAFWKLNLLMTAIVAITYGIVVFLSAYVAQDAMQALVMAMPDWLKHGFEIAGGILPAVGFGMLLTVMLKMQYVPYLIIGFVAASFIQFANLLPVALLGTAIAIYEYYNTKQWKQAKVENTAQGSDYSEGI, encoded by the coding sequence ATGCATACGATTACATTGGATCAAGGGATCATGCTGACCATTATGTCAATTATCGTGGGAATTGATTTTTGGCTGGAAAGCTTATACATTTTTCGCCCGATTATTGTGTGTACCCTTACGGGAATCATTTTAGGAGATCTGCAGACTGGTTTGCTGGCAGGAAGTTTAACGGAGCTGGCCTTTGCCGGGCTTACTCCTGCCGGTGGAACGCAGCCGCCCAATCCGGTGCTTGCAGGCGTGATGACGGTGGTGATTGCCTATACCACGGGAGTTGAACCGCAGGCCGCTATTGGACTGGCGCTTCCTTTCAGTATCTTAATGCAATATATCATTTTGTTTTACTATTCGACTTTTTCCCTGTTCATGGGGAAAGCAGACGCTTATGCAGCAGCGGCAGATACCGGCGCTTTCTGGAAGCTTAACTTATTGATGACCGCCATTGTGGCCATCACATATGGTATTGTTGTATTCTTAAGCGCTTATGTGGCCCAGGACGCCATGCAGGCTTTGGTCATGGCTATGCCGGACTGGCTTAAACACGGCTTTGAGATCGCCGGCGGAATTTTACCGGCCGTTGGGTTTGGCATGCTGCTTACAGTTATGCTCAAAATGCAGTACGTGCCTTATCTAATTATCGGTTTTGTGGCAGCTTCTTTTATTCAGTTTGCCAATTTGCTGCCGGTTGCTTTACTGGGAACGGCGATTGCCATCTACGAATATTACAATACAAAACAATGGAAACAGGCTAAGGTGGAAAATACTGCGCAGGGAAGTGATTATAGTGAAGGAATCTAA
- the agaD gene encoding PTS galactosamine transporter subunit IID, producing the protein MKESKSVLTKSDITKLGFTSALLQAGFSFERMQAAGFTLAMLPFLKKIYKDDKEKLAEAMQDNMAFINTNTNFAGMLMGLLLSLEERGEDRGLIKGLRIALFGPLAGIGDAIFWFTILPIVAGICASFAAQGSVLGPLIFFLIYLAIFILRVVWTHLGYNLGTKAIEKVKDSSQTVARAATILGVTVIGGLIASYVHITVAAQIPITDAYAISIQKDFLDRVFPNILPMGYTLLMFFCLRKKISPPVLILLTFIFSIVLSGIGIL; encoded by the coding sequence GTGAAGGAATCTAAAAGCGTACTTACCAAAAGTGACATTACAAAGCTAGGTTTTACTTCAGCGCTGTTACAGGCCGGGTTCAGTTTTGAAAGGATGCAGGCTGCCGGTTTTACGCTGGCAATGCTGCCGTTTTTGAAAAAAATCTATAAGGATGATAAGGAAAAACTGGCGGAAGCCATGCAGGATAATATGGCTTTTATCAATACTAACACTAACTTTGCAGGTATGTTGATGGGGCTATTATTGTCCCTGGAAGAACGGGGAGAAGACCGAGGGCTGATCAAAGGGCTGCGCATAGCCTTATTTGGTCCCTTAGCCGGAATAGGCGATGCGATCTTCTGGTTTACTATATTGCCGATTGTAGCCGGTATTTGTGCTTCCTTTGCCGCTCAGGGCAGCGTGCTGGGACCATTGATTTTCTTCCTGATTTACCTGGCTATATTTATTTTACGTGTTGTTTGGACTCATTTAGGCTATAATTTAGGCACAAAGGCAATTGAAAAGGTCAAGGATAGTTCGCAAACTGTGGCAAGAGCTGCCACCATACTGGGCGTAACGGTTATTGGCGGCTTGATAGCTTCCTATGTTCATATTACCGTTGCCGCGCAAATTCCGATCACCGATGCCTACGCTATATCCATTCAAAAGGATTTTCTGGACCGGGTTTTCCCAAATATCCTGCCCATGGGATATACGCTTTTGATGTTCTTTTGCCTGCGCAAGAAAATCAGCCCACCGGTATTGATCTTGTTGACCTTTATTTTTTCGATCGTATTATCAGGAATAGGAATATTGTAG
- a CDS encoding PTS fructose transporter subunit IIA: MKTIIIVSGHGHYATGFQSTIELLAGCNPDVYYLDLTIADTDATLRDKMNSVIARNSEANVLFICDILGGTPFKVAAQIANKAANMEVIAGCNIGAVLEGFLQKENLPLVDLAEFIVGVSRRTTIRLEKCVVEKVKQAMEPGAGI, encoded by the coding sequence ATGAAAACAATTATTATTGTCAGCGGGCACGGTCATTATGCAACAGGATTTCAAAGTACGATTGAGCTTTTGGCGGGCTGCAATCCTGACGTATATTATCTTGATTTGACCATTGCCGATACCGATGCGACCTTAAGGGATAAAATGAATAGTGTAATTGCCCGAAATAGCGAAGCAAACGTCTTATTCATTTGTGATATTTTAGGTGGGACTCCCTTTAAGGTAGCTGCCCAAATCGCTAATAAAGCCGCTAATATGGAGGTCATTGCCGGCTGCAATATCGGGGCGGTATTGGAGGGATTCTTACAAAAAGAGAATCTTCCCCTGGTTGATCTGGCTGAATTTATTGTTGGCGTCAGTCGACGGACAACCATTCGGCTGGAAAAGTGTGTGGTTGAAAAAGTAAAGCAAGCAATGGAACCCGGAGCCGGTATTTAA
- a CDS encoding sigma 54-interacting transcriptional regulator has product MTNKEAVYCKLKELSETMDGIKQCGFTAQEIAEQLSLQRNIASHLLNELTKEGVVMKINTRPVYFLDQKTYLARQKELKLVTQYLLKSDSMDQEKGGRDVFKEVIGCNGSLRYSIEQCKAAVSYPPQGLPLLLVGHSGVGKSFLAKLVYEYAKATKVIEEKAPFIVFNCAEYANNPELLSGILFGHCKGAYTGADSDSTGLIEVADGGFLFLDEIHRLPPTGQEKLFLFLDQGIFRRLGESGRDRQAQVRLMFATTEDPEDNFLQTFLRRIPLVVRIPTFQERPLKEKMELIYTFYKKEAVAIKKDVSISNQAVDILLNSTAGGNIGKLRNAIKLSCANAYNHGPGSKGKDIKVKINHLPKDVLHAYEGVITNKLNGEDVLVSCSEKNDFSYITHDKQNTLHIHEELALIINKLAQQEVTQEEFFTRSLQLFNELIDYIVFHEVDRAVTAVIFNSIQKIVEHVLIGMQANYGLKHYGNSVEVLTYLLVHFIEAKPTNEELSTEKLIDSLSKQYYKEHKISLMLLEAVGKNLDIPFDPVVLVYLMIYIRSINREASLDQANAIIIAHGYSTASSIASVANRLLENYVFEAIDMPFELSAAEIGQKLYAYMKTIDSSRGMIILVDMGSLEHIYQQIVGDFYGDIVMINNISTQLALSVGERILKGQPLEQIAREAVAANVCRYNYLASQKKKPNAIITTCFTGIGIAKKIKILLNKCFVNDEVRVIAYDFDRLKGNGKTDAIFRQYDVKLIIGTDDPKIENTPYISLEDLIMKQGEAVLTSALSRVVNEDIIDKINAEVLKSFTLYNVLNYLTILNPDKIIDQVEQSLYTLELSLGSKFPNNLKISLYIHMCCMIERLLIKEKDVKYTEPDELKECNPEFAKLVKKSFLPIEQFYKIEIPDSEIRIIYLSIKKRMSHFPY; this is encoded by the coding sequence ATGACTAATAAAGAGGCTGTTTACTGCAAACTGAAGGAACTATCTGAAACGATGGATGGGATAAAACAATGCGGGTTTACAGCGCAGGAAATTGCCGAGCAACTGAGTTTGCAAAGAAATATTGCCAGCCATTTATTGAATGAGCTTACAAAAGAAGGGGTGGTTATGAAAATAAACACCCGTCCGGTATATTTTCTGGATCAAAAGACTTACTTGGCAAGGCAGAAGGAACTGAAGCTGGTAACCCAGTATTTGCTGAAAAGTGACAGTATGGATCAGGAAAAAGGGGGACGGGATGTTTTTAAAGAGGTTATTGGCTGCAACGGAAGTTTGAGATACAGCATTGAGCAGTGTAAAGCGGCCGTTTCTTACCCCCCGCAGGGACTGCCTCTTTTATTAGTCGGTCATTCCGGAGTAGGGAAGAGCTTTTTGGCTAAACTTGTTTATGAGTACGCTAAGGCAACAAAAGTCATAGAGGAAAAGGCCCCGTTTATTGTGTTTAATTGCGCAGAATATGCGAATAACCCGGAACTGTTATCGGGAATTCTATTTGGCCACTGTAAAGGAGCGTATACCGGAGCCGACTCTGACAGCACGGGTTTGATTGAAGTAGCTGACGGCGGTTTTTTGTTTTTGGATGAAATACACAGGCTGCCGCCAACCGGTCAGGAAAAACTGTTTCTTTTTTTGGATCAGGGGATATTCCGGCGATTGGGTGAATCCGGGCGTGACCGGCAGGCCCAAGTGCGGCTGATGTTTGCGACAACAGAAGATCCGGAGGATAACTTTCTGCAGACTTTTTTGCGCCGCATACCTTTAGTTGTCAGGATACCGACGTTTCAGGAACGTCCGTTAAAAGAAAAAATGGAGCTTATTTATACCTTTTATAAAAAAGAAGCGGTTGCGATCAAAAAGGATGTTTCGATTAGCAACCAGGCGGTTGATATCCTGCTTAATAGCACGGCCGGAGGGAATATCGGCAAATTGCGCAATGCCATAAAACTAAGCTGCGCCAATGCTTATAATCATGGTCCCGGCTCAAAAGGCAAGGATATTAAAGTCAAAATCAATCATCTTCCCAAGGATGTTCTGCATGCCTATGAGGGCGTCATTACGAATAAACTAAATGGCGAAGACGTATTGGTGTCTTGCTCCGAGAAAAATGATTTCTCTTATATTACTCACGATAAGCAAAACACGTTGCATATACATGAAGAGCTTGCCTTGATTATTAATAAATTAGCGCAGCAGGAAGTTACCCAGGAGGAGTTTTTTACCAGGAGCCTTCAGTTATTTAATGAGTTGATTGATTATATCGTCTTTCATGAAGTGGACCGGGCGGTTACGGCCGTTATTTTTAACTCGATACAAAAAATAGTGGAACATGTTTTAATCGGCATGCAGGCTAATTACGGACTCAAACATTATGGCAATAGCGTGGAAGTATTAACTTACTTGCTAGTACACTTTATTGAAGCGAAGCCAACCAATGAAGAATTGTCCACAGAGAAGTTGATTGATTCCTTAAGCAAACAGTATTATAAAGAACACAAAATTTCACTTATGCTGCTTGAAGCAGTCGGAAAAAATCTGGATATACCTTTTGATCCGGTTGTCTTGGTCTATTTGATGATTTATATCCGTTCCATAAACCGGGAGGCCAGTCTGGATCAGGCCAATGCCATCATTATTGCTCATGGCTACAGCACGGCCAGCAGTATTGCCAGTGTGGCCAACCGTTTGCTGGAGAACTATGTCTTTGAAGCCATTGACATGCCTTTTGAACTTTCGGCTGCTGAAATTGGGCAAAAGCTGTATGCATATATGAAAACGATTGATTCTTCCCGGGGCATGATCATATTGGTGGATATGGGGTCTTTGGAGCATATTTACCAGCAGATCGTAGGTGATTTTTACGGGGATATCGTTATGATTAACAATATTTCAACTCAACTGGCGCTTTCGGTAGGGGAACGGATTTTAAAGGGGCAGCCATTGGAACAGATTGCCCGGGAAGCCGTTGCGGCCAATGTATGCCGGTATAATTATCTGGCGTCGCAAAAGAAGAAGCCCAATGCGATTATAACCACTTGCTTTACCGGTATTGGGATTGCCAAAAAAATTAAGATCCTGTTAAATAAGTGTTTTGTCAATGATGAGGTAAGGGTCATCGCCTACGACTTTGACCGATTAAAGGGCAATGGCAAGACCGACGCCATTTTCCGGCAATACGATGTAAAGCTTATTATTGGTACAGATGATCCTAAAATCGAAAATACTCCATATATCTCTTTAGAGGACTTGATCATGAAGCAGGGAGAAGCGGTTTTGACCAGTGCCCTAAGCCGGGTAGTCAATGAAGATATTATCGATAAAATAAACGCGGAAGTGCTTAAATCGTTTACCCTCTATAATGTCTTGAATTATTTAACCATTTTAAATCCGGATAAAATTATCGACCAGGTTGAGCAATCTCTATACACGCTTGAATTAAGCTTAGGTTCTAAGTTCCCGAATAATTTAAAAATAAGCTTATATATTCATATGTGCTGCATGATTGAGCGGTTATTAATCAAGGAGAAAGATGTCAAATATACGGAACCCGATGAATTGAAAGAATGCAACCCGGAATTTGCCAAACTGGTAAAAAAATCTTTCCTACCCATTGAACAGTTTTATAAAATTGAGATACCTGATTCGGAGATTAGAATTATTTATTTGAGCATAAAAAAACGGATGAGTCATTTTCCTTATTAG